A part of Sinorhizobium chiapasense genomic DNA contains:
- a CDS encoding DUF2062 domain-containing protein → MLFRRRKPVTISERLRALLWPRKGLSRGLRYVALRILRLSSSPHSIAVGVAAGAASSFTPFFGLHIVLAVALASIFSGNLIAAAITTALANPVTIPVILTASYEIGTVLTGPQGGTAASGAEIGDMVERLEFTELWGPVFKPMLIGSLPLAIVGALVFYPLAYQAARLFQRRRRRARSQQVEQSS, encoded by the coding sequence ATGTTATTCAGGCGCAGAAAACCGGTTACGATTTCCGAAAGGCTTCGCGCGCTGTTGTGGCCGCGCAAGGGCCTCTCGCGCGGGCTGCGCTACGTTGCCCTGCGCATTCTGCGCCTGTCGTCGTCTCCGCACTCGATCGCGGTAGGGGTTGCGGCCGGCGCCGCATCGTCGTTTACGCCGTTCTTCGGCCTTCACATCGTTCTTGCCGTCGCCCTCGCGTCAATTTTCTCCGGCAATCTGATTGCGGCCGCCATCACGACGGCGCTTGCCAATCCGGTCACCATTCCCGTCATCCTGACGGCATCTTACGAGATCGGCACGGTGCTGACAGGGCCGCAGGGTGGCACCGCTGCCAGCGGCGCTGAGATCGGCGATATGGTCGAACGCCTGGAGTTCACGGAGCTTTGGGGGCCGGTATTCAAGCCGATGCTCATCGGGTCACTTCCACTCGCCATTGTCGGCGCGCTTGTCTTCTACCCGCTCGCTTACCAGGCAGCCCGCCTTTTCCAACGGCGCCGCCGGCGCGCGCGTTCCCAACAGGTCGAGCAATCATCATGA
- the lepB gene encoding signal peptidase I: MAEKTETKQSGLWENVKVIIQALLLAVVIRTVFFQPFTIPSGSMMPTLLVGDYIFVNKFAYGYSKYSLPFSPDLFSGRIFASDPERGDIVVFRFPPNPDIDYIKRLVGLPGDRIQVRNSILYVNDKPVDRVPAGAFRADDQYDTGGDVPVYRETMDNGVSYDTLDQFPDSRGDNTREFIVPEGHYFMMGDNRDNSADSRFDVGFVPAENLVGRASLIFFSLGNDTSFREVWKWPANLRYDRLFKVVE; the protein is encoded by the coding sequence GTGGCAGAAAAGACAGAAACGAAGCAGAGCGGCCTCTGGGAGAATGTCAAGGTCATCATCCAGGCGTTGCTTTTGGCGGTCGTCATCCGAACAGTCTTCTTCCAGCCCTTTACGATCCCGTCGGGTTCGATGATGCCGACTCTGCTTGTCGGCGACTACATTTTCGTGAACAAGTTCGCCTACGGCTATTCGAAGTACTCGCTGCCGTTCTCGCCTGATCTTTTTAGCGGGCGAATTTTCGCAAGCGACCCAGAACGCGGCGATATCGTGGTCTTCCGCTTTCCGCCGAATCCCGACATCGACTACATCAAGCGTCTCGTCGGTCTGCCGGGTGACCGGATCCAGGTGAGGAACAGCATTCTCTACGTCAACGACAAGCCTGTGGACCGCGTTCCGGCCGGCGCATTCCGCGCCGACGACCAGTACGACACCGGCGGCGATGTGCCGGTCTACCGCGAGACGATGGACAACGGCGTTTCCTACGACACGCTCGACCAGTTTCCGGATTCGCGCGGCGACAACACGCGTGAGTTCATCGTCCCCGAAGGCCACTATTTCATGATGGGCGACAACCGCGACAATTCCGCCGACAGCCGCTTCGACGTCGGCTTCGTACCGGCGGAGAACCTGGTGGGCCGGGCCAGCCTGATCTTCTTCTCGCTCGGCAACGACACGTCGTTCCGCGAGGTCTGGAAGTGGCCGGCAAATCTGCGTTACGACCGCTTGTTCAAGGTCGTCGAATGA
- a CDS encoding DUF3563 family protein — protein MFKQLKKLTRALHIPTVQEREAAYLNGSVDRIDLEYRQRQIDRGLFRNSF, from the coding sequence ATGTTCAAGCAATTGAAGAAACTCACCCGTGCTCTGCACATCCCAACCGTTCAAGAGCGTGAGGCCGCATATCTGAACGGTTCCGTCGATCGTATCGACCTGGAATACCGCCAGCGTCAGATCGATCGTGGCCTGTTCCGCAACAGCTTCTGA
- the acpS gene encoding holo-ACP synthase translates to MIIGIGSDLIDIRRIENSLERFGERFVNRCFTDIEIAKSDGRKNRAASYAKRFAAKEACSKALGTGLAQGVFWKDMGVVNMPGGKPTMQLTGGAAARLQKILPAGHRAAIHLTITDDFPLAQAFVIIEALPVAPVEGTV, encoded by the coding sequence ATGATCATAGGCATCGGCAGCGATCTCATCGATATTCGCCGCATAGAGAACTCGCTCGAGCGCTTCGGCGAGCGCTTCGTCAACCGGTGCTTCACGGACATCGAGATCGCAAAATCGGACGGCCGCAAGAACCGCGCAGCGTCCTATGCCAAGCGCTTCGCCGCCAAGGAGGCCTGTTCGAAAGCATTGGGCACCGGCTTGGCTCAAGGGGTTTTCTGGAAAGACATGGGCGTCGTCAACATGCCCGGCGGAAAGCCGACAATGCAACTGACCGGCGGCGCGGCCGCGCGGCTCCAGAAAATATTACCCGCCGGTCATCGTGCTGCCATCCACCTGACGATCACGGACGACTTCCCGCTCGCACAAGCCTTCGTGATTATCGAGGCGCTGCCCGTTGCCCCGGTGGAGGGAACGGTTTAG
- a CDS encoding RelA/SpoT family protein: protein MMRQYELVERVQKYKPDVNEALLNKAYVYAMQKHGQQKRASGDPYISHPLEVAAILTEMHLDESTIAVALLHDTIEDTTATRQEIDDLFGEDIGALVEGLTKIKKLDLVTKKAKQAENLRKLLLAISDDVRVLLVKLADRLHNMRTLDHMSPEKRARISEETMDIYAPLAGRMGMQDMREELENLAFRHINPEAYETVTRRLQELSERNEGLIKKIEEELSELLQGEGLKEALVKGRQKKPYSVFRKMQSKSLSFEQLSDVWGFRIIVDDIPSCYRALGIVHTRWRVVPGRFKDYISTPKQNDYQSLHTTIIGPSRQRIELQIRTKRMHDIAEYGIAAHALYKDRDAVATDAPRSPTSNAYSWLRRTIEALAEGDNPEEFLEHTKLELFQDQVFCFTPKGQLIALPRGATPIDFAYAVHTNIGDTCVGAKINGRIMPLVTRLNNGDEVEIIRSGIQVPPPAWEEIVVTGKARAAIRRATRAAVRKQYAGLGYRILERTFERASKNFSREALKPALHRLGQKEVEDAIAAVGRGELSSLDVLRAVFPDHQDERVTVKPSADDGWFNMRSAAGMVFKLPGRTKETVAAQQAEGPEALPIRGLSGNAEVHFSPAGAVPGDRIVGIMDSDKGITIYPIQSPILQKFDDEPERWIDVRWDLDEANNSRFIARIAVSALNEPGTLAEIAQAIATTDVNIRSLSMGRVAADFSELQFDLEVWDLRQLNHLITQLKELPSISMVKRLFE from the coding sequence ATGATGCGCCAATACGAGCTCGTTGAGCGCGTGCAGAAATACAAGCCCGACGTCAATGAGGCCCTGCTGAACAAGGCCTATGTCTATGCCATGCAGAAGCACGGCCAGCAGAAACGGGCAAGCGGCGATCCCTACATCTCCCATCCCCTCGAAGTGGCGGCCATCCTTACGGAAATGCATCTGGACGAGTCCACGATCGCTGTTGCCCTGCTGCACGATACGATCGAGGACACGACCGCGACGCGGCAGGAGATCGACGATCTCTTCGGTGAGGACATCGGGGCGCTGGTCGAGGGCCTGACGAAGATCAAGAAGCTCGATCTCGTCACCAAGAAGGCGAAGCAGGCGGAAAACCTTCGCAAGCTTTTGCTTGCCATCTCGGACGACGTCCGCGTTCTGCTCGTCAAGCTTGCCGACCGACTGCACAACATGCGTACGCTTGACCATATGTCGCCGGAGAAGCGCGCACGCATTTCCGAAGAGACAATGGACATCTACGCGCCGCTCGCCGGACGCATGGGCATGCAGGACATGCGCGAGGAGCTCGAGAACCTCGCTTTCCGCCACATCAACCCGGAGGCCTACGAAACGGTAACCCGGCGGCTGCAGGAGCTGTCCGAGCGCAACGAGGGCCTCATCAAGAAGATCGAGGAGGAACTGAGCGAACTGCTGCAGGGCGAGGGCCTGAAGGAGGCGCTGGTCAAGGGACGCCAGAAGAAGCCCTATTCGGTCTTCCGCAAGATGCAGTCGAAATCGCTTTCTTTTGAGCAATTGTCGGATGTCTGGGGCTTCCGCATCATCGTCGATGATATCCCGTCGTGCTATCGGGCGCTCGGCATTGTGCACACACGCTGGCGCGTCGTCCCGGGTCGCTTCAAGGACTATATTTCGACGCCGAAGCAGAACGACTACCAGTCGCTGCACACAACGATTATCGGCCCGTCACGCCAGCGCATCGAGCTGCAGATTCGCACGAAACGCATGCACGACATCGCAGAATACGGCATTGCAGCGCACGCGCTCTACAAGGATCGCGACGCCGTGGCGACGGATGCGCCGCGATCACCGACGTCGAACGCTTATTCCTGGCTTCGCCGCACCATCGAAGCGTTGGCTGAAGGCGACAATCCCGAGGAGTTTCTGGAGCATACGAAACTCGAACTGTTCCAGGATCAGGTGTTCTGTTTCACCCCTAAGGGGCAGTTGATCGCACTGCCGCGCGGCGCCACGCCGATCGACTTCGCCTACGCCGTGCATACGAATATCGGCGACACCTGCGTCGGCGCCAAGATCAATGGCCGCATCATGCCGCTGGTCACGCGCCTCAACAACGGTGACGAGGTCGAGATCATCCGCTCCGGCATTCAGGTGCCGCCTCCCGCCTGGGAGGAAATCGTGGTCACCGGCAAGGCGCGCGCTGCGATCCGTCGCGCGACGCGAGCGGCCGTCCGCAAGCAATATGCCGGCCTCGGCTACCGCATTCTGGAGCGAACCTTTGAACGCGCAAGCAAGAATTTTTCGCGGGAGGCGCTGAAGCCGGCCTTGCACAGGCTCGGGCAGAAAGAGGTCGAGGACGCGATCGCCGCGGTCGGACGGGGCGAGCTGTCCTCGCTCGACGTCCTGCGTGCGGTTTTCCCTGATCATCAGGACGAGCGTGTCACGGTCAAGCCGAGCGCCGATGACGGCTGGTTCAATATGCGCAGCGCCGCAGGAATGGTCTTCAAGCTTCCCGGCCGCACGAAAGAGACGGTCGCAGCGCAACAGGCCGAAGGACCGGAAGCATTGCCAATCCGCGGCCTTTCCGGCAATGCCGAGGTGCACTTCAGTCCGGCCGGCGCCGTTCCGGGCGATCGCATCGTCGGCATCATGGACAGCGACAAGGGGATTACCATCTATCCGATCCAGTCACCGATCCTGCAAAAGTTCGATGACGAACCGGAGCGCTGGATCGATGTGCGGTGGGATCTCGACGAGGCGAACAACAGCCGCTTCATAGCCAGGATCGCGGTCAGTGCGCTGAACGAACCCGGCACCCTGGCGGAGATCGCCCAGGCGATCGCGACGACCGATGTCAACATCCGTTCGCTCTCCATGGGGCGTGTTGCCGCGGATTTCAGTGAACTGCAATTCGACCTGGAAGTTTGGGATCTGCGGCAGTTGAACCATCTGATCACCCAGCTCAAAGAGTTGCCAAGCATTTCCATGGTCAAGCGGCTGTTCGAATAA